One Rhizoctonia solani chromosome 3, complete sequence genomic region harbors:
- a CDS encoding Retrotransposable element Tf2 protein: MLNGSSPQAGKIWKKALLTFSLDGKRMTKTFLICNTGSHAAILGLKWLGAHNPEIDWNMRTLTFPHAPPKHVAIAKEEEADQEPLEGVPSKYHQYAKVFGEEEFNKLPPHQHYNIGIELTEEGPLNSPLYSMTNAKSATLKDWLRDKLKAGKIRPSKLSISSPVMFVPKKDGSRRLVVNYRRLNNRTKKNVYPLPRPDDLMAQLCGAKVFTKLDLRWGYNNVRVKEGDKWKTAFRTKYGLYKSLVMTFGLTNAPAAFQHFMNKLFKDLLDVCVIIYLNDILIYSKDDITHTKHVHEVLRRLMENQLFCKASKCTFHVTSVEYLGIIVLDKGFSLDKLKIQAVQEWPTPTKVKEVQSFLGFANFLRRFVANFSHMARPLHNLVKKDTLWKWDAREQEAFQELKNAITNAPVLRHADPTKPYFLETDASGAALGSILSQRQEDGRLHPLGFLLESFKGAEQNYDTHDKELLAIIQSFEYWRIFLEGTLHPITVFTDHRNLEYWKESRTFNQRHARWHLLLASYNFQIVYRPGKQLGKPDALSRCLDHADVPPANQTMLPDPVFANIAQVVPEKELQQQIKAALDQDESLEEILQFLQNKSKAPPSIKQAFKDYEMEAGLLFYQGQIVVPDVGTLRTDLLCIFHNSPLAGHPGRQQTLELVSRNYYWPGIRADTYWHVDSCETCQRIRKPKYASIPPQPLELPSRPWQHVSYDMIVDLPRDGNNDSILVIIDSFTKYGIFVKCSKKLKAPELAELFLEHVWKRHGMPEKTILDRGRVFNNKFLRALYKQLGIDPHFSSAYHPQSDGQTERVNPSIEHFLRAYSGINQRDWTRWLPMVEFAYNNAVHSSTGKTPFKALYGWEPSLTPSNIPTDVPEANDLAQTMESQWREVEAALRQSKTKMTAGEEGSPTVFEVGEEVWLDARNVNLKTLSPKLTEQRLGPFKVSKKISNRAYRLELPSTMRIHNVFYVGLLSKVKRDDKRAFENCPPPVTVDGEEEYEVEGITDMEERNGKWFFRVKWKGYGSEENTWCHRHT, from the coding sequence atgctcaatgggtcaagcccccaggctggcaagatctggaagaaggcactcctaaccttctcccttgatggcaagagAATGACCAAGACTTTCCTTatatgtaacacagggtctcacgccgccatcctGGGATTGAAGTGGTTGGGCGCCCACAACCCGGAAATTGACTGGAATATGCGCACTCTCACCTTTCCCCATGCACCACCCAAGCATgtagccattgccaaggaagaggaagccgACCAagaaccccttgaaggagtaccctccaaataccaccaatatgcaaaggtattcggagaggaagaattcaacaagcttcctcctcaCCAGCACTACAATATTGGCATTGAGCttacggaagaaggccccttgaactcaCCCTTATACAGTATGACCAATGCCAAGTCTGCCACACTGaaagactggctcagggacaagctcaaggctgggaagatccgacCCAGCAAATTGTCAATTAGCTCTCCCGTAATGTttgtccccaaaaaggatggttcccgccgttTGGTTGTCAACTACCGCCGTTTGAATAAccggaccaagaaaaacgtctacccattaccccgtccagatgaccttatggcccagctctgtggtgccaaggtgttCACTAAGCTAGACCTAaggtggggttacaacaacgtccgtgttaaggaaggggacaaatggaaaactgccttccgcaccaagtacggtctatacaagtccctggtcatgacatttggcctgacaaacgcccctgccgcctttcagcacttcatgaacaaactgttcaaggacttactggatgtatgcgtcatcatctacctcaATGatatcctaatctactctaaggatgacaTAACTCACACAAAACACGTCCATGAGGTTCTGAGGCGGCTAATGGAGAATCAACTTTTTTgcaaggcatccaaatgtacgttccacgtcacctctgtggaatacctggggatCATTGTTTTGGACAAGGgatttagtctggataaactcaaaatccaggccgTGCAAGAATGGCCAACCCCAACCAAAGTCAAGGAGGTTCAGTCCTTCCTGggatttgccaatttcctacgACGGTTTGTGGCCAATTTTAGTCACATGGCGCGACCcctacacaacctagtcaaaaaggacacgctctggaaatgggacgcaagggagcaggaagcattccaagaacTAAAGAATGCcatcacaaacgcccctgtacTACGCCACGCTGATCCCACAAAGCCTTACTTCCTTGAAACGGACGCATCCGGCGCGGCCCTGGggtccatactcagtcaacggcAAGAAGACGGACGCCTACACCCACTAGGATTTCTGTTGGAATCATTTAAAGGTGCCGAGCAGAACtacgacacccatgataaggaactcctagccatcatccaatcttttgagtactggcgcatattTCTAGAAGGAACCTTACACCCTATTACTGTGTTTACGgaccaccgcaacctggaatattggaaggagtcccgcACCTTCAACCAACGCCATGCACGAtggcacttactccttgCCAGTTATAATTTCCAGATAGTCTaccgcccagggaaacagttggGAAAACCGGATGCCCTCTCACGTTGCTTGGATCATGCCGATGTCCCTCCCGCCAATCAAACAATGCTCCCAGATCCCGTATTTGCTAACATAGCCCAAGTGGTCCCTGAAAAAGAGCTCCAGCAACAGATCAAGGCTGCCCTGGATCAAGACGAGTCTCTGGAGGAGATATTACAGTTCCTCCagaacaaatccaaggcaccaccctcAATCAAACAAGCTTTTAAGGACTATGAGATGGAGGCCGGATTAttgttctaccaaggacaaattgtggtACCTGACGTAGGCACCCTGAGGACGGATTTGCTTTGCATTTTCCACAACAGTCCATTGGCTGGTCACCCAGGCAGGCAACAAACTCTGGAATTGGTATCAcgtaactactactggccaggcatCCGCGCAGATACATATTGGCACGtagactcctgtgaaacctgccaaAGGATCAGAAAGCCCAAGTATGCCTCCATTCCCCCGCAACCGCTCGAGCTACCatccagaccctggcaacacgtctcctatgacatgattgtggaccTGCCAAGGGATGGGAATAATGACTCCATACTGGTCATAATAGACAGTTTCACAAAATACGgaatctttgtcaaatgttccaagaagctcaaagcacCCGAGCTAGCGGAactgttcctggaacacgtgtGGAAACGTCATGGAATGCCGGAAAAAACAATATTGGACAGGGGCAgagtcttcaacaacaagttcctaCGAGCACTGTACAAACAATTAGGCATTGACCCAcacttctcctcagcgtACCACCCACAAAGCGACGGACAGACGGAACGAGTGAACCCCtctattgaacacttcctaagggctTACTCCGGTATcaatcaacgggactggacaaggtggctcccaatggtggaatttgcatacaacaatgccgtacATAGCAGTACTGGGAAAACCCCGTTCAAAGCCTTATATGGATGGGAGCCTTCCCTGACCCCGTCCAACATACCAACAGATGTACCGGAAGCCAATGATCTAGCTCAGACAATGGAATCCCAGTGGAGAGAAGTGGAAGctgcactccggcaatccaaGACAAAAATGACCGCCGGAGAGGAAGGAAGCCCAACCGTATTTGAAGTAGGGGAAGAAGTATGGCTTGACGCCAGAAACGTTAACCTAAAAACCTTGAGCCCCAAACTGACGGAACAACGTCTGGGACCATTCAAAGTctccaagaaaatctccaaccgtGCTTACCGACTCGAACTCCCTTCAACTATGCgcatccacaatgtcttctacgtgggactattgtcaaaagtcaaaagagATGACAAACGCGCCTTTGAAAATTgcccccctccagtcaccgtggatggggaagaagaatacgaggtggaagggatcacagacatggaagaaaggaacgggaaatggttctttagggtaaaatggaagggctatgggtCAGAGGAGAACACCTggtgtcatagacacacttga
- a CDS encoding Transposon Tf2-1 polyprotein → MSTQPSTYVHADPNALSVPTNIQEIPAWAQEIKNLLLAMNQNLSLVIGQAAAHHTDIGTTQATLNNHDSSITNLDALIVKLGADIAKIGTAAASGSSLASATKAPKLVTPDKFDGSDKNKAISFRVAVSHYLRISYPGSTVDEQIAFIISCLDGKAHEWLEPYLEEDIVKGNPVSWLHNLDAFWLQFNARWNVQNRTENFRAKLRTLKQTKGVQDYYKDFQTYSQGLGYNNPSLRDMFYDGLSHKIKETLMVQDYDHADASVTLATLAEKALKVDQRLEQFAAQHKGPSSSSNQSGSKSSTSTSAAAQGAPRDKLSVGEQVYAIVDGKAKKGVLQKVGQNAKGIAVPIVKWNDGTTMDVTFKSLKKDNHPATVTSSTAPKASSSSLRNSGPSPMDLDSASSKGKKPIICATCGGRGHYANQCPSKSYSGHEAHISEDESENGDL, encoded by the coding sequence ATGTCTACCCAACCTTCCACCTATGTGCATGCCGACCCCAATGCGCTGTCAgtccccaccaatatccaggagatacctgcgtgggcccaggagatcaaaaacctcctcctggctatgaaCCAAAATCTATCCTTGGTCATAGGACAAGCGGCTGCCCACCATACAGACATCGGCACCACTCAGGCTACCCTCAACAACCATGATAGTAGCATCACcaaccttgacgccctcattgttaaactaggggctgatattgccaaaattggcaccgctgctgcttctggttcctccCTTGCCTCGGCTACCAAGGCTCCTAAACTTGTGAcgccagacaaatttgatggGTCAGACAAAAATAAGGCAATCTCTTTCAGAGTTGCTGTTtctcattatctcaggatctcatatcctggctcaacGGTGGATGAGCAAATTGCCTTTATTATctcctgcctggatggcaaggcccatgagtggcttgagccctaccTGGAAGAGGACATTGTTAAAGGGAACCCTgtttcttggctccacaatctggatgccttctggctgcaattcaatgcacgctggaatgtccaaaataggacaGAGAACTTCCGCGCCAAGTTGCGCACcctcaaacaaaccaagggagtccaagattattacaaggacttccagacctattctcaaggtcttggttaCAACAACCCCTCTCTCAGGGAtatgttctatgatggcttatcccacaaaattaaggaaactctcatggttcaagattatgaccatgcagatgcctctgtaactcttgcaactcttgcagagaaggcccttaaagtGGATCAACGCCTAGAGCAGTTTGCGGCCCAGCACAAGGgtccctcttcctcttcaaaccaatctggaagcaaatccagcacttctacgtcagcagcagcccagggagcgcccagggataaactgtctgttggggaacaaGTGTATGcaattgtggatggaaaggctaagAAGGGGGTTCTACAAAAGGTTGGCCAAAATGCCAAGGGAATAGCAGTTCCAATTGTCAAatggaatgatggcaccaccatggaTGTTACCTTTAAATCTCTTAAAAAGGATAACCACCCTGCCACTGTCACCTCTTCCactgctcccaaggcttcctcctcctccttgcgcAACTCTGGTCCCTCACCAAtggacttagactctgcctcatctaaaggcaaaaaaccaattatatgcgcaacatgtggaggtaggggacactatgccaaccaatgcccctccaaatcctactctggccatgaggcccatatctctgaggatgagtcggaaaatggggacctctga
- a CDS encoding Retrotransposable element Tf2 protein encodes MEPEPSLAALLKAITALTATVGSLQDQIKSQGKQITQLTAICKETNNLVGDKDQGRAQTKPGPLTQEGKPTLQAWLGLGSRLPSALQEEQGSSVKRPKMDLPDPYKGDTRGRKATQWLDRMLLWVALHRDQFDKEEQMVVWILYHMTDKAADWALPVIGAIIKGKGNPPTTIPALTAKFKEAFADPDAKQAAARKIAALTQTTTTSEYVTEFRNIIAELDWNKEAYIAQFTRGLHWKVKELLSTKDSIPNDLEAIFATSIKINNICRENKENRPKKQPAKSLATVATTSTTTTQQVRLSKDPNYVTPEERDRRCASGLCVKCGQKGHSIKQCPNGWKATIKEVAKVHLTVLANGHPHSIPFLVCPIGNTPAILGMTWLTMEAPLIDWQQGLITFPEQAQIASEEEADPDSLADLPPQYHEFARVFGEEEFKVLPPHREYDIAIGLIPDAKLSPGPIYGMTNAESKALKKHIDEELVTGKIRPSTSSASAPVMFVKKADGSLRLVVDYRKLNDVTHKNVYPLPRQDDLMAKLRHAKIFTKLDLCWGYNNVRIKEGDKWKTAFRTKYGLFKYLVMPFDLIDVTVVIYLDDILIFSENPKDHPTHVREVLSRLMKNQLFCKLSKCHFHVTTVDYLGIVISPTGFSMDQKKIEAITTWPQPQTVKQVQAFLGFVNYLRRFIPNFSSVARPLRNLTKKESPWSWDVLEEQAFQELKALVTKAPVLIYSNPNLPYYLETDASGVAMGAILSQRGEDNRLHPVAYMSKSFSGAEANYDTHDKELLAIIKALEEWRIFLEATDRPIQVFTDHRNLEYWMQARTFNQRHARWRIFLSDFNFEIHYCPGKRSGKPDALSRRSDYVDTPPEPEVMLPTEVFANTSEEEFEIVTEICSRIREDPSLEPIVQFLTEDADNAPPSIQKAYRDYDWEEDLLWYRGKLVVPDSEILKEQLLKEFHDSPLAGHPGQQRTLELLSRNYWWPGMKSSAKEWVECCPTCQANRQAHTPVIALKPLEVPPYPFHTISYNFITGFPKSNGHDAILVVIDSFSKFGHFIPTTKKVTSKGLVDLFISHVSCPRGVTTLKSTKSKK; translated from the exons atggaaccggagccgtcccttgccgctctcctcaaggctatcacagccctcacagccacagttgggtccttgcaggaccaaatcaaatcacaaggcaagcaaatcacACAGCTCAccgccatatgcaaggaaaccaacaaccttgttggtgacaaggaccagggcagagcccaaaccaagcctggcccattgactcaggaggggaaacccacactccaggcatggttaggcctgggctcaaggctcCCTTCTGCCcttcaagaggaacagg ggtccagcgtaaaaaggcccaagatggacctccccgaCCCCTATAAaggagacaccaggggacgcaaggccacACAATGGCTGGACCGCATGCTGCTCTGGGTGGCCCTACATAGGGACCAATTCgacaaggaggaacaaatggtcgtgtggatactttaccacatgacagataagGCAGCTGATTGGGCACTCCCTGTCATAggagccatcatcaagggcaagggcaatcCGCCAACCactatcccggccttaacggccaaatttaaAGAAGCCTTTGCAGACCCAGACGCAAAGCAGGCAgccgccaggaaaattgccGCGCTCActcagaccaccaccacgtctgagtacgttacCGAATTCCGCAACATCAtcgcggaattagactggaacaaagAAGCATatattgcccagttcacgcgcggccttcactggaaggtcaaggaactcttgtccaccaaggataGTATTCCCAATGACTTGGAAGCTATTTTTGCCACCTCCATCAAAATCAATAACATTTGtcgggaaaacaaggagaatcGCCCAAAGAAACAGCCCGCCAAATCCctggccaccgtggccactacttccaccaccaccactcaacaaGTCCGCttatccaaggacccaaaTTACGTAACtccagaagaaagggaccgccgttGCGcatctggcctttgtgtcaagtgcggccaaaaggggcatAGCATTAAACAGTGCCCTAATGGGTGGAAGGctacaatcaaggaggtggcCAAA gtccacctcacggttttggccaacggccatccccactccattccctttCTTGTTTGTCCCATTGGCAATACCCCAGCAATTCTcggcatgacttggttaacaATGGAAGCTCCtcttattgattggcaacaggggcTAATCACCTTTCCTGAACAAGCACAGATTGCctcggaggaagaagcggacccGGATTCTCTAGCAGATCTTCCCCctcaataccatgagtttgctagggtatttggagaagaggaatttaaGGTCTTACCCCCTCACAGGGAATACGATATTGCAATAGGCCTTATTcctgatgccaaactctccccaGGTCCAATCTATGGCATGACCAACGCAGAATCAAAAGCGCTAAAAAAGcatattgatgaagaactggtcacaggcaagatccgccctagtacctcctccgCCAGCGCTCCAgtaatgtttgtcaaaaaggctgatggttccctcagactggttgttgattacaggaagttgaatgacgtcacccataagaacgtgtatcccttaccaaggcaggatgacctcatggctaaacttAGGCATGCCAAAATCTTCACAAAATTGGATTTATGCTGGGGGTATAATAACGTTCGAattaaggaaggtgacaaatggaagacagccttTAGGACTAAATATGGCCTATTCAAAtatctagtcatgccctttg ACCTCATTGATGTTACTGTGGTTATCTACTTGGAcgacatcctgatcttctcagagaaccccaaggaccaccctaCCCATGTAAGGGAAGTTCTATCTCGGTTAATGAAGAATCAGTTGTTTTGCAAACTCTCAAAGTGTCACTTCCATGTTACCACGGTGGATTACTTGggtattgtcatctccccgacaggcttttccatggatcaaaagaagattgaggcaatTACAACATGGCCCCAACCccaaacggtcaaacaggttcAAGCCTTTCTAgggtttgtcaattaccttagacgcttcatccccaacttcagctctgTTGCACGTCCCCTACgcaacctcaccaaaaaagagtccccttggtcatgggacGTATTGGAGGAACAGGCTTTCCAGGAACTCAAGGCATTGGTCACCAAGGCACCAGTCCTGATCTACTCAAACCCCAATTTGCCCTactacctggaaacagatgcgtcaggagtagccatgggagcaattctCAGTCAGAGAGGGGAGGACAACCGCTTACACCCAGTGGCTTACATGTCTAAATCCTTCTCTGGTGCCGAggctaattatgacacccatgataaggaactcctagccataatcaaggcactagaggaatggcggattttcctagaggcaacggacagaccaaTTCAGGTAttcacagatcatagaaacctggaatattggatgcaggcgcGCACGTTTAATCAAAGGCACGCGCGTTGGCGGATTTTTctgagcgacttcaatttcgaaatccactattgcccaggaaaacgATCAGGAAAGCCGGATGCATTATCCAGAAGGTCAGATTACGTAGACACGCccccagaaccagaggtcaTGTTACCAACAGAAGTCTTTGCTAATACGTCAGAGGAAGAGTTTGAAATCGTCACAGAAATTTGTTCCAGAATCAGGGAGGACCCATCCCTGGAACCCATTGTCCAATTTCTCACAGAAGAcgcggacaatgcacctccctccattcaaaaagcttacagagactatgattgggaagaggatctTCTATGGTACCGTGGGAAGCTAGTTGTTCCAGACTCAGAAATCCTGAAAGAACAACTTCTgaaggaattccatgactccccactAGCCGGCCACCCGGGTCAACAGAGAACCCTTGAACTTCTAAGTCGCAATTACTGGTGGCCGGGCATGAAATCTtctgccaaggaatgggtagaatgttgccccacATGCCAGGCTAACCGCCAAGCCCACACCCCGGTCATTGCCCTCAAAcctctggaagttcccccctatccgttccacaccatctcctacaactttatcacaggattcccaaAGTCAAATGGCCACGACGCAATCTTAgtagtcattgactccttctccaaatttgggcattttatcccaactaccaagaaggTTACATCTAAAGGCTTAGTGGATCTATTCATCTCACatgtgtcatgccctagaggcgtgaccaccttaaaatccactaagtcgaagaaatag
- a CDS encoding Transposon Tf2-7 polyprotein produces MSWLKLHNPTIDWPNKRITFNSQYCNNTCLSVSNSILGNVGGTSNHLEGIPEDLGGVEVIEPLEGIPRETGGTVDSPLESIPVELRNFAEVFSEDMKVTELPPHRPFDLGIDLIDPDKPVKAMVYPLKASDDEELRKLLKEQLDKGLIRPSKSKYGSPVHFVNKKNGKRRMVVDYRSLNANTVKNAYPLPLIQSLIEKLRGAKYFSTIDLKSGYNLVRIKEGDEWKTAFKTKYGLFEYLVMPFGLCNAPAAFQHFMNEIFRDILDVYVVVYLDNILIFSESRELHTKHLQEVLKRLQDNACYCNLEKCNFYASEVDYLGVIANGEGVKADPKKITQAVDWATPRSVKGVQEFLGFINFYRRFIHNFSKLAQPLYQLLQKNTPWEWGERQEVSFKALKQALIESPVLIQPDPYKEFFLECDCYNPLTYTVELARFFSYF; encoded by the coding sequence atgtcctggctcaagttacacaaccctactatagacTGGCCTAACAAGCGTATTACTTttaattctcaatattgtaacaacacttgtctttctgtttctaattctatcctgggaaatgtcggtgggacttctaaccaccttgaaggcataccagaagacttaggaggtgttgaggtaattgaacctcttgaaggcatccctagggaaactggaggtactgtggattctccacttgaaagtatcccagtagaactgcgcaattttgcggaggtattctctgaggacatgaaggtgacggaactgccgccgcaccgtccttttgatttagggattgatttaatcgatcctgataaacctgttaaggctatggtataccccttgaaggcatctgatgatgaggaacttagaaaactccttaaagaacaattggacaaaggattgattcgcccatccaagtccaaatatggttccccagttcactttgtcaacaagaaaaatgggaaaaggcgtatggttgtggattatagatccctaaatgcaaatacagtcaagaatgcgtaccctctacctctaatacagtctctcattgagaaactaaggggcgcaaaatacttttccaccattgacctgaaatctggatataacttggtccggataaaggaaggtgatgaatggaaaactgcgtttaaaaccaaatatggcctgtttgaatacctagtcatgccctttgggttatgcaacgctcctgctgcatttcagcacttcatgaatgagatatttagggacatattggacgtctatgtagtagtatatctagacaacatcctaatattctcagaaagcagggaactacacacaaaacatctccaagaggtactgaaaaggctgcaagacaaCGCATGCTACTGTAACCTGGAGaagtgtaatttctatgcatctgaagtagattaccttggtgtcattgccaatggtgaaggagtgaaagcagatcccaagaaaatcactcaagcggttgattgggcaacaccgcgctctgtcaaaggggttcaagagtttttgggctttataaatttctatagacgcttcatacataacttctcaaaattggcacaacccttataccaactactccaaaagaatacaccttgggagtggggtgaacgccaagaagtgtcttttaaagctcttaaacaggctctaattgaatcccctgtCTTAATCCAACCcgatccatacaaggagtttttccttgagtgtgactgttacaatcccctaacatataccgttgaactcgcacgatttttctcatatttttag
- a CDS encoding Retrotransposon-derived protein PEG10: MATRSQSTARPPSPLDQGELGPTILATANEPTSLKPKVYGEISLSRAISLLLGLQNQVLRLKQELKEQKEATKEAQDWMGAVDQALTRIEARGGTPHTPEDRKPPAIKATPRPLPKANPLPAPSAPLVAWANPTKAPPIFAQPMPVQAPPQVHTPPAPTPIRLQSPQVPQPVAPVATYQAPVKVDHPDAYLGKIGNEARQWLTRMLAWVRLNQRMFPTDQEVLSFLLMNMKDVAGAWAHPHLNQLGSHRALIQTVDEFKTEFLAAFGNPDATQAAERQITQLTQTGTCAEYITKFRTITMDLDWNDAALCGQFARGLHWEVSRLIATQERRPTTLLELQNAALVIDNALRKERASHPPKGSKSGTSSTPNRGASTGQQATRPGRLSSNPNFVSEEEQNRRWAKGLCIKCGKTGHKFAECRTGWKAMPKEEGVKKEAAKIGKESGPELGKD; this comes from the coding sequence atggcaacccgttcccagagcaccgctcgtcccccgtcccctctcgatcaaggagagttgggacccactaTTTTGGCAACCGCCAATGAGCCAACAAGCCTCAAACCcaaggtctatggggaaatctccctcagccgcgcaatctccctcctcctgggattgcaaaaccaagtcctccggCTCAAACAGGAACTCAAGGAACAAAAAGAAGCcacaaaggaagcccaagactggatgggagcagtcgaccaagccctcactcgcattgaggctaggggtggaaccccacacacaccagaagaccggaaacctccggcaatcaaggccacgcccaggcccctacccaaagccaaccctcttccagcgcctagtgcgcccctcgtTGCCTGGGCTAACCCCACAAAAGCTCCCCCCATCTTTGCACAACCAATGCCCGTCCAAgctcccccgcaagtccatactccccctGCACCTACGCCTATCCGGCTCCaatccccccaagtcccacaaccagtggcccctgtagccaCTTATCAAGCCCCGGTCAAggtggaccaccctgacgcctatttggggaagatagggaacgaagcccgccaatggctcacacggatgttggcatgggtacgtctgaatcaacggatgttccccacggatcaggaggtcctgtcgttcctcctaatgaacatgaaggacgtagcaggagcctgggctcacccccacctcaatcaacttgggtcccacagggcccttaTCCAAACAGTTGACGAGTTTAAAACGGAGtttttggctgcatttgggaacCCGGATGCCACGCAAGCTGCCGAGCGGCAAATCACACAactcactcagacaggaacctgtgctgagtatatcacaaagtttaggaccatcaccatggacctagactggaacgacgccgccctttgtgggcaatttgcacgtggccttcactgggaggtcagccgcctcattgccacTCAAGAGCGGCGCCCAACTACCctcctggagctgcagaacgcggccctggtcattgataacgccctccgcaaggaacgtgccagccacccgcctaaaggtagtaagtctggaacttcctccacccccaataggggggcgagtactggccaacaggccacaagaccaggacgCCTCTCTAGCAATCCTAATTTTGTCtccgaggaggagcaaaaccGCCGCTGGGCCAAAGGCCTATGCATCAAGTGTGGCAAGacaggccacaagtttgcggaatgccgcactggctggaaagccatgcctaaggaggaaggcgtcaagaaagaagccgccaagattggcaaagagtctggacccgaattgggaaaagactaa